One window from the genome of Emys orbicularis isolate rEmyOrb1 chromosome 10, rEmyOrb1.hap1, whole genome shotgun sequence encodes:
- the RAMAC gene encoding RNA guanine-N7 methyltransferase activating subunit — protein MTSSTEVPLNYEEMFSHRFTSDDEEYQEYLKRPTDPPPLVEEWKNRSGGNQRNRDRFQDGRQFRGRGDRHDWQGGNRSNQWPGRSWGNSYQQHRQGQSYYPQYDYGYNSYNPRPHYGRY, from the exons ATGACTTCCTCAACCGAAGTTCCTCTGAATTATGAAGAGATGTTTTCTCATCGATTTACATCAGATGATGAGGAATATCAAGAGTATTTAAAACGCCCAACAGATCCACCTCCTCTAGTAGAAGAATGGAAAAACAGATCGGGTGGTAACCAAAGAAATAGAGACCG GTTTCAAGATGGCAGGCAGTTCAGAGGCAGAGGGGACAGGCATGACTGGCAAGGTGGTAATAGATCTAATCAGTGGCCAGGAAGAAGCTGGGGTAACAGCTACCAACAGCACAGACAAGGACAGTCTTACTACCCCCAGTATGACTATGGCTACAACTCCTACAATCCAAGGCCTCATTACGGCCGCTATTAA